In the Candidatus Mycosynbacter amalyticus genome, one interval contains:
- a CDS encoding mechanosensitive ion channel family protein, with the protein MTTLGDMEQFNSIDWDALHTVLVKNTLVQVLLTIITTLILLIIVQHSIGVLVRRSVRGHRYASKIDEHKREQTLQGILRTSVGVIIWIIAALVILTQLGFQLSTLLTSAGLIGVVVGFGAQNVIKDFVAGLFVLGENQYRVGDVVEMQVAGIALSGTVEDLTVRITRLRDLDGNLHIIGNGAAQAVTNLSYKYANVNIDVDVAYASDIDDVEEIINEVGQKMAKSDTWSRSIFEPIQFLRVDDLTDTGVRIKALGRVEPAEQWAVAGEFRRRLKKEFDKRGVVFAGAPAEE; encoded by the coding sequence ATGACAACTTTAGGAGATATGGAACAATTCAACTCGATTGACTGGGATGCGCTGCATACAGTACTAGTGAAAAATACGCTAGTGCAGGTATTGCTCACGATTATCACGACATTGATTTTGCTGATTATCGTCCAACATAGTATCGGTGTGTTGGTACGGCGATCGGTACGAGGGCATCGTTACGCAAGCAAGATCGACGAGCATAAGCGCGAGCAGACGCTGCAAGGGATTTTGCGTACATCTGTCGGCGTGATCATCTGGATTATCGCTGCGTTGGTGATTTTGACCCAACTCGGATTTCAGCTTAGCACGCTTCTCACGAGTGCGGGACTAATCGGCGTCGTGGTGGGATTTGGCGCTCAAAATGTCATCAAAGACTTCGTGGCCGGACTGTTTGTACTGGGTGAAAACCAGTATCGAGTAGGCGATGTGGTAGAAATGCAGGTGGCGGGTATCGCTCTGAGCGGTACAGTGGAGGATCTGACCGTGCGTATTACTCGGCTACGTGATCTGGACGGTAACTTGCACATTATTGGCAATGGTGCCGCGCAGGCTGTCACGAATCTGAGCTACAAATATGCCAACGTAAATATTGATGTTGACGTGGCATATGCCAGTGATATTGATGATGTAGAAGAGATTATCAACGAAGTGGGACAAAAAATGGCTAAGTCTGATACGTGGTCGCGTAGTATCTTTGAACCAATCCAATTTTTGCGAGTGGATGACCTGACTGATACTGGAGTGCGTATTAAGGCGCTTGGGCGCGTAGAGCCAGCCGAGCAGTGGGCGGTAGCTGGTGAATTCCGTCGCCGGCTAAAGAAAGAGTTCGACAAGCGTGGCGTGGTGTTTGCGGGTGCGCCAGCTGAGGAATAG
- a CDS encoding phosphatase PAP2 family protein → MDTLIKVLADGIVVPLVLTAVVTLVWLVPNREKFRVYSRMLLAGLTSYFVAKLMALAWQPSTERPFELLGVDPGASYLNNPGFPSDHALFVWVLVFAVWYGVRKPWLTCVMAVVATLVCLGRVLALVHTPLDVAGGVFAAAIGALWYLDDIQATKKLAKK, encoded by the coding sequence ATGGACACGCTTATCAAGGTGCTTGCAGACGGGATAGTGGTGCCACTTGTGCTGACTGCCGTAGTGACACTAGTCTGGCTGGTGCCAAACCGCGAGAAGTTTCGGGTGTACTCGCGTATGCTGCTTGCGGGACTTACTTCTTACTTTGTCGCCAAACTGATGGCGCTCGCATGGCAGCCGAGTACTGAGCGGCCATTTGAACTACTGGGAGTTGATCCGGGCGCATCGTATTTGAATAACCCTGGTTTTCCGTCAGACCATGCGTTATTTGTGTGGGTGCTTGTCTTTGCGGTGTGGTACGGGGTGAGGAAGCCGTGGTTGACCTGTGTAATGGCTGTCGTAGCGACACTTGTCTGTCTTGGACGAGTGCTGGCTCTCGTACATACTCCTCTCGACGTGGCGGGTGGAGTGTTTGCAGCGGCGATTGGGGCATTGTGGTATCTCGATGATATCCAGGCTACAAAAAAACTTGCTAAAAAATGA